The following proteins come from a genomic window of Mycolicibacterium rufum:
- a CDS encoding hydroxymethylglutaryl-CoA lyase, with the protein MSELPAHVDIRDVSLRDGLQIEAPIPLAAKLDILAAVAATGVREMEATAFVSPSKVPALADAAELAAELHQFPGIDFSALVASPNGVRRAVAAGLRSIEYVVSAADGHSRANVGRSAAESAALIPEIVALAHDSDVAVEVIVATAWDCPFDGPTPPQRVVDIVAAAVDAGADRLAIADTIGTATPRRVSDLVALVRPRAGGLPLGAHFHNTRGAGLASAYAAVQAGVTRLDASIGGLGGCPFAPGASGNIATEDLVYLLRDCGVGVDVDLDAAIAAARVAQDAVGHGLPSALLRAGDRMPG; encoded by the coding sequence GTGAGCGAGCTGCCCGCGCACGTCGACATCCGTGACGTGTCGCTGCGCGACGGATTGCAGATCGAGGCGCCGATTCCGTTGGCAGCCAAGCTCGACATCCTCGCCGCCGTCGCCGCCACCGGCGTGCGCGAGATGGAGGCGACGGCGTTCGTCTCCCCGTCGAAGGTGCCTGCCCTCGCCGATGCCGCGGAGTTGGCGGCCGAGCTGCACCAGTTCCCCGGCATCGACTTCTCGGCGCTGGTGGCCAGCCCCAACGGCGTCCGCCGTGCGGTCGCCGCGGGCCTGCGCTCGATCGAATACGTGGTGTCGGCCGCCGACGGGCACAGCCGGGCCAACGTCGGCCGCTCCGCCGCCGAGTCAGCCGCGCTGATCCCCGAGATCGTGGCGCTCGCCCACGACAGCGACGTCGCCGTGGAGGTCATCGTCGCGACGGCGTGGGACTGCCCATTCGACGGGCCGACGCCGCCGCAACGCGTGGTCGACATCGTCGCCGCCGCGGTCGACGCCGGTGCCGACCGGCTCGCGATCGCCGACACCATCGGCACCGCGACCCCGCGCCGGGTCAGCGATCTCGTGGCGCTGGTGCGGCCGCGCGCCGGGGGCCTGCCGCTGGGCGCGCACTTCCACAACACGCGCGGGGCCGGGCTCGCCAGCGCCTACGCCGCCGTGCAGGCGGGGGTGACGCGGCTCGACGCGTCGATCGGCGGGTTGGGTGGCTGCCCGTTCGCTCCCGGTGCCAGCGGCAACATCGCCACCGAGGACCTGGTCTATCTGCTGCGTGACTGCGGAGTCGGTGTCGACGTGGATCTCGACGCCGCGATCGCCGCCGCCCGCGTCGCCCAGGACGCGGTCGGCCACGGCCTTCCCAGCGCGCTGCTGCGCGCGGGTGACCGGATGCCGGGCTGA
- a CDS encoding TetR/AcrR family transcriptional regulator, whose translation MPPAPSDLSAKGRQTRLAIEQAARKLFAERGFHGTTLGDITSAAGRSTAAFYRYFADKEDLLAALAESFLHDVVAPSGLQLQLPDSPDDDGFFTTVVTGYWTMFTQNIGIMIAVAQLAGTQPRFAAVQNEFRRFGVDIVAASVRRAQDQGFAADLDPEHTAAAIALLFENFTTVFVGTAGAGMDIEIDDDQAIATLSRIWKKTLYGY comes from the coding sequence GTGCCGCCCGCGCCGTCGGACCTCAGCGCCAAGGGGCGCCAGACCCGGCTCGCCATCGAGCAGGCCGCTCGGAAGCTGTTCGCCGAGCGCGGCTTTCACGGCACCACGCTCGGTGACATCACCTCGGCCGCGGGCCGGTCCACGGCGGCGTTCTACCGGTACTTCGCCGACAAGGAGGACCTGCTCGCCGCGCTGGCGGAGTCCTTCCTGCACGACGTGGTGGCTCCGTCGGGTCTGCAGCTGCAGCTGCCCGATTCGCCGGACGACGACGGGTTCTTCACCACGGTGGTCACCGGTTACTGGACCATGTTCACGCAGAACATCGGCATCATGATCGCGGTCGCCCAGCTCGCCGGCACGCAACCGCGCTTCGCCGCCGTGCAGAACGAGTTCCGCCGGTTCGGGGTCGACATCGTCGCGGCCTCGGTGCGCCGCGCCCAGGACCAGGGCTTCGCCGCCGACCTCGACCCGGAGCACACCGCGGCGGCCATCGCGTTGCTCTTCGAGAACTTCACCACCGTGTTCGTGGGCACGGCGGGTGCGGGCATGGACATCGAGATCGACGACGACCAGGCCATCGCCACGTTGTCGCGGATCTGGAAGAAGACGCTGTACGGATACTGA
- a CDS encoding acyl-CoA dehydrogenase family protein: protein MDFSLPEHLPGLLAEMDAFIEAEIKPLEREHIQYFDQRREYARTDWENGGVPRREWEDLLGEMRRRADAAGWLRYGLPSQFGGRDGSNIDMAVIREHLAHKGLGLHNDLQDESSIVGNFPQVIMMDRFGTDEQKREWTEALITGERSMAFGLTEPDHGSDATWLETTAVRDGDDWVINGAKRWNTGVHRATHDLIFARTSGEAGQARGITAFLVPCTAPGFSVPYYWWTFNMPTDHGEVVLDNVRVPAEAVLGEVGRGLEVGQTFLHENRIRQAASSLGAGQYCIDRAVDYANKRSVFGKPLAVNQAVQWPLVELQTEAQMVRLLVYYAASQLDANHHMEVSDKVSMANYRANRLVCEAADRAMQVHGGVGYSRHQPFEHIYRHHRRYRITEGAEEIQIRRVAQRLFGFGRK from the coding sequence GTGGATTTCAGCCTCCCCGAACACCTTCCGGGGCTTCTCGCCGAGATGGACGCGTTCATCGAGGCCGAGATCAAACCCCTGGAGCGGGAGCACATCCAGTACTTCGACCAGCGTCGCGAATACGCGCGCACCGACTGGGAGAACGGCGGGGTACCGCGCCGGGAGTGGGAGGATCTGCTCGGTGAGATGCGCCGGCGGGCCGATGCGGCGGGCTGGCTGCGCTACGGGCTGCCGTCGCAGTTCGGTGGGCGCGACGGCTCCAACATCGACATGGCGGTCATCCGGGAGCATCTGGCGCACAAGGGTCTCGGACTGCACAACGACCTGCAGGACGAGTCCTCGATCGTCGGCAACTTCCCGCAGGTGATCATGATGGATCGGTTCGGCACCGACGAGCAGAAGCGGGAGTGGACCGAGGCGCTGATCACCGGTGAGCGGTCGATGGCATTCGGGTTGACCGAGCCCGATCACGGGTCCGACGCCACCTGGCTGGAGACGACCGCGGTCCGCGACGGCGACGACTGGGTGATCAACGGCGCCAAGCGCTGGAACACCGGTGTGCACCGCGCCACCCACGACCTGATCTTCGCGCGAACCTCGGGCGAGGCCGGCCAGGCCCGCGGCATCACCGCGTTCCTGGTGCCGTGCACTGCTCCCGGCTTCTCGGTGCCCTACTACTGGTGGACGTTCAACATGCCGACCGATCACGGCGAGGTGGTCCTCGACAACGTGCGGGTGCCCGCCGAGGCGGTGCTCGGGGAGGTGGGGCGCGGGCTCGAGGTCGGCCAGACGTTCCTGCACGAGAACAGGATCCGTCAGGCCGCGAGCAGCCTGGGCGCCGGGCAGTACTGCATCGACCGGGCTGTCGACTACGCCAACAAGCGGTCGGTGTTCGGCAAGCCGCTGGCGGTCAACCAGGCGGTGCAGTGGCCGCTGGTGGAGTTGCAGACCGAGGCGCAGATGGTGCGGCTGCTGGTGTATTACGCGGCCAGCCAGCTCGACGCGAACCACCACATGGAGGTCTCCGACAAGGTGTCGATGGCGAACTACCGCGCCAATCGGCTGGTGTGCGAGGCCGCCGACCGCGCGATGCAGGTGCACGGCGGTGTCGGGTACAGCAGGCACCAGCCGTTCGAGCACATCTACCGCCACCACCGCCGGTACCGCATCACCGAGGGCGCCGAGGAGATCCAGATCCGGCGGGTCGCGCAGCGCCTCTTCGGGTTCGGCCGTAAGTGA
- a CDS encoding phosphotransferase family protein — MTVENLQRLTGGASRTTWAFEAVADDRRALILRTGAPDDIHAGMELEAQVQRRAEAAGAPVPHIVAASDSPAALGNPYLVCDLIPGETIVRRIFRGLDDAGRARLLRQCAEALAAVHRAAVDGIGLSTPDDLADWRTRLDEMGDTTATFEWTFRRLADERPDPSPMVLVHGDFRMGNLIVDQSGLAAVLDWELTHIGERYEDLAWFCIRAWRFGAPETLGAGGLGSVEDFLRAYEQAAGVDVDRSVFRWWLTVATLRWGVICRHQAERHLSGETPSVELAAIGRRVSETEWDLLDLLSGKGPT; from the coding sequence ATGACGGTCGAGAACCTGCAGCGGCTGACCGGCGGCGCGAGCCGCACGACATGGGCGTTCGAGGCCGTGGCCGACGACCGGCGGGCACTGATCCTGCGCACCGGCGCACCCGATGACATCCATGCCGGCATGGAACTCGAGGCGCAGGTGCAACGGCGGGCGGAGGCCGCGGGGGCACCGGTCCCCCACATCGTCGCCGCCTCGGATTCGCCTGCCGCACTGGGCAATCCCTACCTGGTCTGCGACCTGATCCCGGGCGAGACGATCGTGCGGCGCATCTTCCGGGGTCTCGACGACGCCGGCCGGGCACGGCTGCTGCGGCAGTGCGCCGAAGCCCTGGCCGCGGTGCACCGCGCCGCCGTCGACGGCATCGGGTTGAGCACTCCGGACGACCTCGCCGACTGGCGCACCCGGCTCGACGAGATGGGCGACACCACAGCCACCTTCGAGTGGACCTTCCGCCGGCTCGCCGACGAGCGCCCCGACCCGTCACCGATGGTGTTGGTCCACGGCGATTTCCGGATGGGCAACCTGATCGTCGACCAGTCCGGGCTCGCGGCCGTGCTGGACTGGGAGCTCACCCACATCGGTGAGCGGTACGAGGACCTGGCGTGGTTCTGCATCCGGGCCTGGCGATTCGGCGCACCCGAGACGCTCGGCGCCGGCGGACTCGGCAGCGTCGAGGACTTCCTCCGCGCCTACGAGCAGGCGGCGGGCGTGGACGTCGACCGGTCGGTGTTCCGCTGGTGGTTGACGGTGGCCACGCTGCGCTGGGGGGTGATCTGCCGGCACCAGGCCGAGCGGCACCTGTCCGGCGAGACACCCTCGGTCGAGCTCGCCGCCATCGGGCGGCGGGTCAGCGAGACGGAGTGGGACCTGCTGGATCTGCTGTCCGGGAAGGGGCCCACATGA
- a CDS encoding DUF6285 domain-containing protein gives MNTRPTAAELVAAVADFLDDEVRAACDGQVGFHARVAANVLRIVERELLDETGDSVQEAIAGLGFTDEAALARAIRDGALDDRPDDVLSCLRVLVGHRLSIDHPGYGEHR, from the coding sequence ATGAATACGCGACCCACCGCGGCCGAGCTCGTCGCCGCCGTCGCCGACTTCCTCGACGACGAGGTGCGCGCCGCATGCGACGGTCAGGTCGGCTTCCACGCGCGGGTCGCGGCCAACGTGTTGCGCATCGTCGAGCGCGAATTGCTCGACGAGACCGGCGATTCGGTGCAGGAGGCCATCGCCGGCCTCGGCTTCACCGACGAGGCGGCGTTGGCGCGGGCGATTCGCGACGGTGCGCTGGACGACCGTCCCGACGACGTGCTGTCCTGTCTGCGCGTGCTGGTCGGACACCGGCTGTCCATCGACCATCCCGGCTACGGCGAGCACCGATGA
- a CDS encoding Vgb family protein: MTPTVVDVVRLSCGDAVDPYGIAAAGDGALWVTHGGGIVRIAADGSVRAHPTEPGARPAAVTVAPDGSAWFTRTGDDRITAVRPDGTTDTVTLDTGSGPFGICVGPDGAVWFTASGTHRVGCVTADGRVSTVDLPDGCFPAYLTAGPDGAVWVALNGADALARVGADGDVRIVELPTSGAAPVGIAARGGALWCAEIGAGRLGRVVPGVDVTEFALPDPAARPHALAAGRHGCWFTSWAANRVGHISDNGQIDEFALPPELSEPHGITVTPDGTVWVALEAGDESGGAVIGLVVR, translated from the coding sequence ATGACGCCCACGGTCGTCGACGTCGTCAGGCTCTCCTGCGGCGACGCCGTCGACCCGTACGGGATCGCCGCGGCCGGCGACGGTGCGCTGTGGGTGACCCACGGCGGCGGGATCGTCCGGATCGCGGCGGACGGGTCGGTGCGTGCCCATCCGACCGAGCCGGGCGCGCGCCCGGCCGCCGTCACGGTCGCCCCCGACGGATCCGCATGGTTCACCCGCACCGGCGACGACCGCATCACCGCGGTGCGCCCGGACGGGACGACGGACACCGTCACCCTCGACACGGGCAGCGGACCCTTCGGGATCTGCGTCGGCCCCGACGGCGCGGTCTGGTTCACCGCGTCCGGCACGCACCGCGTCGGGTGCGTCACCGCCGACGGCCGGGTGAGCACCGTCGACCTTCCCGACGGGTGCTTCCCGGCGTACCTGACCGCCGGTCCCGACGGCGCGGTGTGGGTCGCGCTGAACGGGGCGGACGCGCTCGCGCGTGTCGGCGCCGACGGCGACGTCCGGATCGTCGAGCTGCCGACCTCCGGCGCGGCACCGGTCGGGATCGCCGCCCGGGGCGGCGCACTGTGGTGCGCCGAGATCGGGGCGGGGCGCCTCGGCCGCGTCGTCCCCGGCGTCGACGTCACCGAGTTCGCGCTCCCCGACCCCGCGGCCCGGCCCCACGCCCTCGCCGCGGGTCGGCACGGCTGCTGGTTCACCTCGTGGGCGGCCAACCGGGTGGGCCACATCAGCGACAACGGGCAGATCGACGAGTTCGCGCTGCCGCCGGAGCTGTCCGAACCGCACGGCATCACGGTCACCCCCGACGGCACGGTGTGGGTGGCTCTCGAGGCCGGCGACGAGTCCGGCGGTGCGGTGATCGGGCTCGTGGTGCGGTGA
- a CDS encoding class I SAM-dependent methyltransferase has product MDQTPTLSRFDDFYKNQTPPWVIGEPQPAIVALERDGHLRGRVLDIGCGTGEHTILLTRLGYDVLGVDGAPTAVEQARRNAAAHGVDARFEVRDALDLGTTPTFDTVVDSALFHVFDADDRARYVRSLRGVTRPGALVAVLALSDEGRGFGPQVSEQDLRGAFGEGWSIEELSTTTYRGVVTDLHAEALGLEVGTRVDEPAWLLRARRT; this is encoded by the coding sequence ATGGACCAGACTCCCACCCTCTCCCGCTTCGACGACTTCTACAAGAACCAGACGCCGCCCTGGGTCATCGGCGAGCCGCAGCCCGCGATCGTCGCGCTGGAACGCGACGGCCACCTCCGCGGCCGGGTACTCGACATCGGCTGCGGAACCGGCGAGCACACGATCCTGCTGACCCGGCTGGGCTATGACGTGCTGGGTGTCGACGGGGCACCGACCGCCGTCGAGCAGGCCCGGCGCAACGCCGCCGCCCACGGCGTCGACGCGCGGTTCGAGGTCCGCGACGCCCTCGATCTGGGGACAACGCCGACCTTCGACACCGTCGTCGACAGCGCCCTGTTCCACGTTTTCGACGCCGATGACCGGGCTCGGTACGTGCGCAGCCTGCGCGGCGTCACCCGGCCGGGCGCGCTGGTGGCGGTGCTCGCGCTCTCCGACGAGGGGCGCGGGTTCGGACCGCAGGTCAGCGAGCAGGACCTGCGCGGAGCCTTCGGCGAGGGATGGTCGATCGAGGAGCTCAGCACGACGACGTACCGCGGCGTGGTCACCGACCTGCACGCCGAGGCGCTGGGCCTCGAGGTGGGCACCCGGGTCGACGAACCCGCCTGGCTGCTGCGCGCGCGCCGCACCTGA
- a CDS encoding nuclear transport factor 2 family protein, translating to MSASAVRTVLDVADRLFGAIEGSDVACVEELFSPQIAVRKTGDDRDNDRRRSVRIIGWFIDSTTDRRYEILDRQVFDGGFVQQHVLHAHGRNGAVVAMRVCIVIKVGADGLITRIDEYFDPAGIAGLLAGGS from the coding sequence GTGTCCGCGTCCGCGGTGAGAACGGTCCTGGACGTCGCCGACCGCCTGTTCGGCGCGATCGAGGGCAGCGACGTCGCCTGCGTGGAGGAGCTGTTCAGCCCGCAGATCGCGGTGCGCAAGACCGGCGACGACCGCGACAACGACCGGAGGCGGTCGGTGCGGATCATCGGCTGGTTCATCGACAGCACCACCGACCGCCGCTACGAGATCCTGGACCGGCAGGTGTTCGACGGCGGCTTCGTCCAGCAGCACGTGCTGCACGCCCACGGCCGCAACGGCGCGGTGGTGGCGATGCGGGTCTGCATCGTCATCAAGGTCGGCGCCGACGGGCTGATCACCCGGATCGACGAGTACTTCGATCCGGCCGGTATCGCCGGACTGCTCGCCGGAGGATCGTGA
- a CDS encoding Rv3143 family two-component system response regulator: protein MVLPSSSEPELALRVLVYSSNPRTREQVRLALGKRVHPELPELNYVEVATGPMVIQQMDAGGFDLVILDGEAAPVGGMGIAKQLKDEIEDCPPVLVLTGRPDDAWLANWSRAEAAVPHPIDPIRLGDAVVSLLRATV, encoded by the coding sequence ATGGTGCTGCCGTCGTCATCCGAACCGGAGCTCGCGCTGAGGGTCCTCGTCTACAGCAGCAACCCGAGGACCCGTGAGCAGGTGCGGCTGGCGCTGGGCAAGCGGGTGCACCCCGAACTGCCCGAACTGAACTACGTCGAGGTCGCCACCGGACCGATGGTGATCCAGCAGATGGACGCGGGCGGCTTCGACCTGGTGATCCTCGACGGCGAGGCGGCCCCGGTCGGCGGCATGGGAATCGCCAAGCAGCTCAAGGACGAGATCGAGGACTGTCCGCCGGTGCTGGTCCTGACCGGACGCCCCGATGACGCGTGGCTGGCCAACTGGTCCCGCGCGGAAGCGGCGGTCCCCCACCCCATCGACCCGATCCGGCTCGGCGACGCGGTCGTGTCGCTGCTGCGCGCCACCGTCTGA
- a CDS encoding NADH-quinone oxidoreductase subunit A, with amino-acid sequence MSLYTPILVLGAIAAVFAVGSVGIAVLIGPRRYNRAKLEAYECGIEPMDASDPAAAATGQRFPIRYYLTAMLFIVFDIEIVFLYPWAVAFDSLGLFALVEMLLFMIIVFVAYAYVWRRGGLQWD; translated from the coding sequence ATGAGCCTGTATACGCCGATCCTGGTGCTTGGTGCGATTGCTGCGGTGTTCGCCGTCGGTTCGGTGGGCATCGCCGTACTGATCGGACCCCGCCGGTACAACCGCGCCAAGCTCGAGGCCTACGAGTGCGGCATCGAGCCGATGGACGCCTCCGACCCCGCGGCGGCGGCCACCGGCCAGCGCTTCCCCATCCGCTACTACCTGACCGCGATGCTGTTCATCGTCTTCGACATCGAGATCGTGTTCCTGTACCCGTGGGCGGTCGCTTTCGACAGCCTCGGGTTGTTCGCCTTGGTCGAGATGTTGCTGTTCATGATCATCGTCTTCGTCGCCTACGCCTATGTGTGGCGCAGAGGAGGCCTGCAATGGGACTAG
- a CDS encoding NuoB/complex I 20 kDa subunit family protein, with protein sequence MGLEERLPGGILLSTVEKVAGYVRKGSLWPATFGLACCAIEMMATAGPRFDISRFGMERFSATPRQADLMIVAGRVSQKMAPVLRQIYDQMAEPKWVLAMGVCASSGGMFNNYAVVQGVDHVVPVDIYLPGCPPRPEMLLHAILKLHDKIQQMPLGVNREEAIREAEQAALAIPPTIELKGLLR encoded by the coding sequence ATGGGACTAGAGGAACGCCTTCCCGGCGGCATCCTGCTGTCCACCGTCGAGAAGGTCGCCGGCTATGTCCGCAAGGGGTCGCTGTGGCCGGCGACGTTCGGCCTGGCGTGCTGCGCGATCGAGATGATGGCCACCGCCGGACCGCGGTTCGACATCTCGCGATTCGGCATGGAGCGTTTCTCGGCGACACCGCGGCAGGCGGATCTGATGATCGTCGCCGGCCGGGTCAGCCAGAAGATGGCGCCGGTGCTGCGGCAGATCTACGACCAGATGGCCGAGCCGAAATGGGTACTGGCCATGGGCGTCTGCGCGTCGTCGGGCGGGATGTTCAACAACTACGCCGTGGTGCAGGGTGTCGATCACGTGGTGCCGGTGGACATCTACCTTCCCGGATGCCCGCCGCGGCCGGAGATGCTGCTGCACGCGATCCTGAAGCTGCACGACAAGATTCAGCAGATGCCGCTCGGCGTGAACCGCGAGGAGGCGATCAGGGAAGCCGAGCAGGCGGCACTCGCGATACCACCGACCATCGAGCTCAAAGGCCTGTTGAGGTGA
- a CDS encoding NADH-quinone oxidoreductase subunit C gives MSGDNTGPEVIGVRRGMFGAKGSGDTSGYGRLVRPVALPGSSPRPYGGYFDDVVDALTEVLGDDVIAESLERVVVFRGELTLEVHRDRLLAVARALRDDPALRFELCLGVSGVHYPGDTGRELHAVYPLMSITHNRRIRVEVAAPDADPHIPSLFSVYPTTDWHERETFDFFGIVFDGHPSLTRIEMPDDWVGHPQRKDYPLGGVPVEYHGAQIPPPDERRAYN, from the coding sequence GTGAGCGGTGACAACACCGGCCCCGAGGTCATCGGGGTGCGGCGTGGCATGTTCGGCGCCAAGGGCAGCGGCGATACCTCCGGATACGGCCGCCTCGTCCGCCCCGTGGCGCTGCCCGGCAGTTCCCCACGGCCCTACGGCGGCTATTTCGACGATGTCGTGGACGCGTTGACGGAAGTCCTGGGCGACGACGTGATCGCGGAATCCCTCGAGCGGGTCGTCGTGTTCCGCGGCGAGCTGACCCTGGAGGTCCACCGGGACCGGCTGCTCGCGGTCGCCCGCGCACTGCGCGACGATCCGGCGCTGCGCTTCGAGCTGTGTCTGGGTGTCAGCGGGGTGCACTATCCCGGTGACACCGGCCGTGAACTGCATGCGGTCTACCCGCTGATGTCGATCACCCACAATCGGCGTATCCGCGTGGAAGTGGCCGCGCCCGACGCCGATCCGCACATCCCGTCGCTGTTCTCGGTGTATCCGACCACCGACTGGCACGAGCGGGAGACGTTCGACTTCTTCGGCATCGTCTTCGACGGACATCCGTCGCTGACCCGCATCGAGATGCCCGACGACTGGGTCGGCCATCCGCAACGCAAGGACTACCCGCTGGGCGGGGTGCCCGTGGAGTACCACGGCGCCCAGATACCTCCGCCCGACGAGCGGAGGGCGTACAACTGA
- a CDS encoding NADH-quinone oxidoreductase subunit D, translating to MTTSRDLSEPAERVVVVGGQDWDQVVTAARQNAAEHAGERIVVNMGPQHPSTHGVLRLILEIEGETIVEARCGIGYLHTGIEKNLEFRTWTQGVTFVTRMDYLSPFFNETVYCLGVEKLLDVTDAIPERASVIRVMMMELNRISSHLVALATGGMELGAMTAMFLGFRERELILSVFETITGLRMNHAYIRPGGVAVDLPDEAMPQLHELLTLLPERLRDLENLLNENYIWKARTLGIGYLDLTGCMALGITGPVLRATGLPHDLRKTQPYCGYDTYDFDVVTDDRCDSYGRYLIRVKEMRESLKIVEQCVERLERLTGRPVMIEDKKLAWPADLEVGPDGLGNSPEHIAKIMGRSMEGLIHHFKIVTEGIRVPAGQVYAAVESPRGELGVHMVSDGGTRPYRVHYRDPSFTNLQAVAAMCEGGMVADAIAAVASIDPVMGGVDR from the coding sequence ATGACCACTTCGCGCGACCTCTCCGAACCGGCCGAGCGTGTGGTCGTCGTCGGCGGCCAGGATTGGGATCAGGTCGTCACGGCGGCGCGGCAGAACGCCGCCGAACACGCCGGCGAGCGCATCGTCGTGAACATGGGGCCCCAGCACCCGTCCACCCACGGCGTGCTGCGCCTGATCCTCGAGATCGAGGGCGAGACGATCGTCGAGGCCCGCTGCGGCATCGGCTATCTGCACACCGGGATCGAGAAGAACCTCGAATTCCGCACGTGGACACAGGGTGTCACCTTCGTCACCCGGATGGACTATCTGTCACCGTTCTTCAACGAGACGGTGTACTGCCTGGGTGTGGAGAAGCTGCTCGACGTCACCGACGCGATCCCCGAACGGGCGTCGGTGATCCGGGTGATGATGATGGAGCTCAACAGGATCTCCAGCCATCTCGTCGCGTTGGCCACCGGCGGCATGGAACTGGGCGCGATGACCGCGATGTTCCTGGGATTCCGTGAACGCGAACTGATCCTGTCGGTGTTCGAGACGATCACCGGCCTGCGGATGAACCACGCGTACATCCGCCCGGGCGGCGTGGCCGTCGACCTTCCCGACGAGGCCATGCCCCAGCTGCACGAGCTGCTGACCCTGCTGCCCGAACGCCTTCGCGATCTGGAGAACCTGCTCAACGAGAACTACATCTGGAAGGCGCGCACCCTCGGGATCGGATATCTCGATCTCACCGGATGCATGGCGCTGGGCATCACCGGCCCGGTGCTGCGCGCCACCGGTCTCCCCCACGACCTGCGCAAGACCCAACCGTACTGCGGTTACGACACCTACGATTTCGATGTCGTCACCGACGACCGCTGCGACTCCTACGGCCGGTATCTGATCCGGGTCAAGGAGATGCGGGAGTCGCTCAAGATCGTCGAGCAGTGCGTGGAGCGGTTGGAGCGGCTGACCGGCCGGCCGGTGATGATCGAGGACAAGAAGTTGGCCTGGCCGGCCGATCTCGAGGTGGGGCCCGACGGTCTGGGCAATTCGCCCGAGCACATCGCCAAGATCATGGGCCGGTCGATGGAGGGCCTCATCCACCACTTCAAGATCGTCACCGAAGGGATCCGGGTGCCCGCCGGGCAGGTCTACGCGGCGGTGGAGTCGCCGCGGGGCGAACTCGGCGTGCACATGGTCTCCGACGGCGGGACGCGGCCCTACCGGGTGCACTACCGGGATCCGTCGTTCACGAATCTGCAAGCGGTCGCGGCGATGTGCGAAGGCGGCATGGTGGCCGACGCGATCGCGGCGGTGGCGTCGATCGATCCGGTGATGGGCGGGGTGGACAGGTAG
- the nuoE gene encoding NADH-quinone oxidoreductase subunit NuoE gives MSIFLELGQRPDEPGPPIHGPAGYPADVAARLADDAAVIVARYPDSRSALLPLLHLVQAEDGYLTPAGIAFCAAQLNLTAAEVTAVATFYSMYRRTPTGEYLVGVCTNTLCAVMGGDAILETLEDHLGIGAGQSTPDGRITLEHVECNAACDYAPVVMVNWEFFDNQTPSSARDLVDALRAGEPPMPSRSGALCTFRETARTLAGLPHPNGADDTAAVGAATLAGLRIAREHGMSAPDAHGPASDSTDEAPGHEQAEAADAVKDQPAPAPSADVPARGQTAETDPTATDAS, from the coding sequence GTGAGCATCTTTCTCGAACTGGGGCAGCGGCCCGACGAACCCGGTCCGCCGATCCACGGGCCCGCCGGGTATCCCGCCGACGTCGCGGCCCGGCTGGCCGACGATGCGGCGGTCATCGTCGCCCGCTACCCGGATTCGCGCTCTGCCCTGTTGCCGCTGCTGCACCTGGTCCAGGCCGAGGACGGGTATCTCACCCCCGCCGGAATCGCTTTCTGCGCAGCACAGTTGAATCTGACCGCGGCCGAGGTCACCGCGGTGGCGACGTTCTACTCGATGTACCGCCGGACGCCGACGGGCGAGTACCTGGTCGGTGTCTGCACCAACACGCTGTGCGCGGTGATGGGGGGCGACGCGATCCTGGAGACGCTGGAGGACCATCTCGGGATCGGCGCTGGGCAGAGCACCCCCGACGGCCGGATCACCCTCGAGCACGTGGAGTGCAACGCCGCCTGCGACTACGCACCCGTCGTGATGGTGAACTGGGAGTTCTTCGACAACCAGACACCCTCGTCGGCGCGGGACCTCGTCGATGCGCTGCGTGCCGGCGAACCGCCGATGCCGTCGCGCAGTGGTGCGCTGTGCACGTTCCGCGAGACTGCCAGAACGCTTGCGGGCCTTCCTCATCCGAACGGCGCCGACGACACGGCCGCCGTCGGCGCCGCAACGCTCGCCGGGCTGCGGATCGCCCGCGAGCACGGTATGAGCGCCCCGGACGCCCACGGGCCCGCCAGTGACAGCACCGACGAGGCCCCCGGACACGAGCAGGCCGAAGCGGCCGACGCCGTGAAAGACCAGCCGGCGCCGGCCCCGTCGGCCGACGTACCCGCCCGCGGGCAGACCGCGGAAACCGATCCCACCGCGACGGACGCATCATGA